The following are encoded in a window of Peromyscus maniculatus bairdii isolate BWxNUB_F1_BW_parent chromosome X, HU_Pman_BW_mat_3.1, whole genome shotgun sequence genomic DNA:
- the Tgif2lx gene encoding homeobox protein TGIF2LX has protein sequence MEGVEGSLEETQDPNEKSALIRKRLARSCKSKFIDSQKPRKGYLLPSVSVKILRDWLYKHRFNAYPTEEEKQMLSKKTNLSYLQISNWFTNARRRLLPGILQENSNKFTYEGQVAAQKQHISLSEEVKAQPNVQAEMGHLFLPIWQVSQKLDPESLSHVFPEAPSEKEGKFSTSQPLSSPASVLPEENPDFSSFYMLVDAAVQKAAELEEQKKQNLNQ, from the coding sequence ATGGAGGGTGTTGAAGGTAGTCTAGAGGAGACCCAAGACCCTAATGAAAAAAGTGCCTTGATCAGGAAAAGACTTGCCAGGAGCTGTAAGAGCAAGTTTATTGACAGCCAGAAACCTCGGAAAGGATACCTGCTGCCGTCTGTGTCTGTGAAGATCCTCCGTGACTGGCTCTATAAGCACCGGTTTAATGCCTACCCtactgaagaagaaaagcaaatgctGTCCAAGAAGACCAACTTATCTTACCTTCAGATCTCCAACTGGTTTACAAATGCCCGTAGACGCCTTCTCCCAGGAATCCTTCAAGAAAATTCAAACAAATTTACCTATGAAGGCCAGGTTGCAGCCCAGAAGCAGCACATCAGTCTATCTGAAGAGGTTAAGGCACAGCCTAATGTACAAGCAGAGATGGGGCATCTGTTCCTGCCAATATGGCAAGTATCTCAAAAGCTAGATCCTGAGTCTTTAAGCCATGTCTTCCCTGAAGCCCCTTCAGAGAAAGAAGGCAAGTTTTCCACCAGTCAGCCTTTGTCTTCTCCAGCATCTGTGTTGCCAGAGGAAAACCCCGATTTTAGCAGCTTCTACATGCTGGTTGATGCTGCTGTACAGAAGGCAGCAGAATTGGAGGAGCAGAAGAAGCAAAATCTCAATCAGTAa